One region of Aminobacterium colombiense DSM 12261 genomic DNA includes:
- the coaBC gene encoding bifunctional phosphopantothenoylcysteine decarboxylase/phosphopantothenate--cysteine ligase CoaBC gives MLTWKNKRRVVLGITGGIAAYKGPEILRALQRAGCEVEVVLTEGAESFVSPMVLSTLAGRRTWTQDDFLSQEKGWEIPHINLADWAELVIIAPCTAETLARLVQGRGESLLDATVLATKAPVLLFPAMNSHMLEHPATVRNIKEARAMSYTVVDPDEGSLACGYEGKGRLPAPSVIVEEAWRALSPRKDFAGVSVLVTAGPTWEFIDPVRFISNPSSGKMGFALARTAWYRGADVTLVSGPVSLPTPHGITYCPVKSAMDMYKAVIEKMDFAKIIIKSAAVSDYRAASIEMEKMKREGKDTLTLNLVQNPDIAAEVGARKSPDQILVGFAAESSHLVEHAKEKMLRKNLDLIVANDITATDAGFAVDTNRVKIIKKAGDWHELVGTKEEVAWGVLNTVSEMCQKEENR, from the coding sequence ATGTTGACGTGGAAAAATAAAAGACGAGTAGTTCTTGGAATTACAGGCGGTATTGCCGCATATAAGGGGCCAGAGATACTTCGAGCCCTTCAAAGGGCAGGTTGTGAAGTTGAAGTGGTATTGACAGAAGGAGCCGAGTCTTTTGTCAGCCCAATGGTGCTTTCCACGTTGGCCGGCAGACGGACTTGGACCCAAGACGATTTTCTTTCGCAGGAGAAGGGTTGGGAAATACCTCACATAAATTTGGCGGACTGGGCTGAGCTTGTCATTATAGCACCCTGTACTGCCGAAACCCTTGCCCGTCTTGTTCAGGGGCGGGGGGAAAGCCTTCTTGACGCTACGGTTCTCGCTACGAAGGCTCCAGTGCTTCTTTTTCCTGCTATGAACAGCCATATGCTTGAGCATCCAGCAACAGTGAGAAATATAAAAGAGGCAAGGGCCATGAGCTATACGGTTGTTGATCCTGATGAAGGAAGCCTTGCCTGTGGGTATGAAGGAAAGGGACGTCTGCCTGCCCCTTCTGTTATTGTTGAGGAAGCATGGCGTGCTCTTTCTCCCCGAAAGGATTTTGCTGGTGTTTCTGTTCTTGTTACGGCTGGCCCCACATGGGAATTTATTGACCCAGTCCGTTTTATAAGTAACCCAAGCAGTGGGAAAATGGGTTTTGCTCTTGCTAGAACGGCATGGTATCGAGGAGCCGATGTAACTCTTGTTTCAGGACCTGTTTCCCTCCCGACTCCCCATGGGATAACGTACTGTCCCGTAAAATCTGCCATGGACATGTATAAGGCTGTTATCGAAAAAATGGATTTCGCGAAAATTATCATAAAATCTGCCGCAGTGAGTGATTACAGGGCTGCTTCTATTGAAATGGAAAAGATGAAAAGAGAAGGGAAAGATACCTTGACCCTTAATCTGGTGCAAAATCCAGATATTGCCGCAGAAGTAGGAGCCCGCAAATCTCCCGACCAGATACTTGTGGGATTTGCCGCGGAGAGCAGCCATCTTGTAGAACATGCAAAGGAAAAAATGTTACGAAAGAATCTGGATCTTATAGTAGCAAACGATATTACGGCAACAGATGCCGGATTTGCCGTTGATACCAATAGGGTAAAGATCATAAAAAAGGCTGGAGATTGGCACGAACTTGTAGGCACCAAAGAAGAAGTTGCCTGGGGGGTCTTGAATACGGTTAGTGAAATGTGCCAAAAGGAAGAGAACAGGTGA
- a CDS encoding HU family DNA-binding protein, which yields MTKTDLVNAVAKATGLNKREAGAAVGAVLQAIENSLAKGDKVQLVGFGTFEVRERAAREGRNPQDPKKVIKIPAKKVPVFRPGKALKEKVE from the coding sequence GTGACAAAGACAGATCTTGTTAACGCAGTAGCTAAAGCAACAGGGCTGAACAAGCGCGAGGCAGGTGCCGCAGTAGGTGCGGTGCTGCAGGCTATTGAGAATTCTCTGGCCAAGGGTGATAAAGTACAGCTTGTTGGTTTTGGTACCTTCGAGGTTCGCGAAAGAGCGGCTAGAGAAGGAAGAAACCCTCAGGATCCTAAAAAAGTCATTAAGATTCCAGCGAAGAAGGTTCCCGTCTTTAGGCCAGGCAAGGCTCTTAAGGAAAAAGTGGAATAG
- the trmB gene encoding tRNA (guanosine(46)-N7)-methyltransferase TrmB: protein MDSVALENVIVRPEGIDIPFDLSSYGTGKHVVEIGFGNGEFPVYMARSHGEDTFWGIEVSQTCVLKAAKRIRNLGIKNLFLMCGDARFLLRECFQDETIHKVYMNFPCPWPKSRHGKRRVTYSGFADMLAAVLCRGGVFELVTDEEWYADEVKAVLSDHQALALYAYEKNPHRSVTTKYERKWLAQGKDIFLVQIEKKEKFTVDRLIKEENVMHTKIGNVTWTPSQLQVLNGLEGKAGDCHWTYKNYYMSSGESFLLETIASDGGFEQRFFLKLVKGEKETLIKLDPNCTAFRTPALKQSIYCLAEHLSQAKDHS from the coding sequence GTGGATTCAGTAGCGTTAGAGAATGTGATTGTTCGGCCAGAAGGTATAGATATTCCCTTTGACCTATCATCCTATGGTACAGGAAAACATGTGGTAGAAATAGGCTTTGGCAACGGGGAGTTTCCGGTATATATGGCCCGTTCCCATGGGGAAGATACTTTTTGGGGTATAGAGGTTTCTCAGACCTGCGTGTTAAAAGCGGCAAAAAGAATACGAAACCTTGGAATAAAAAATTTATTTCTCATGTGCGGCGATGCGCGTTTTCTGCTTCGAGAATGTTTTCAGGATGAAACTATTCATAAAGTATATATGAACTTCCCATGTCCATGGCCTAAATCCCGCCATGGAAAGCGGCGAGTAACATACTCGGGCTTTGCGGATATGCTTGCCGCCGTTCTTTGTCGTGGCGGTGTTTTTGAACTGGTAACCGACGAAGAGTGGTATGCAGATGAAGTCAAAGCCGTTCTCTCTGATCATCAGGCCCTTGCCCTTTATGCTTACGAGAAGAATCCCCACCGTTCAGTAACTACGAAGTACGAAAGAAAATGGCTTGCCCAGGGAAAAGATATCTTCCTCGTCCAGATAGAGAAGAAAGAAAAATTTACTGTAGATCGCCTCATCAAGGAGGAAAATGTTATGCACACAAAAATTGGAAACGTTACCTGGACTCCCTCTCAACTTCAAGTCCTTAATGGATTAGAGGGGAAAGCGGGGGATTGCCATTGGACCTATAAGAATTATTACATGTCTTCAGGGGAGTCCTTTTTGCTGGAAACAATAGCTTCTGATGGAGGCTTCGAGCAACGCTTCTTTTTAAAGTTAGTTAAAGGGGAAAAAGAGACCCTTATTAAACTTGACCCTAATTGTACTGCTTTTCGTACCCCTGCATTGAAACAATCTATATATTGTCTGGCAGAGCATCTTTCACAGGCAAAGGACCATTCATGA
- a CDS encoding DNA-directed RNA polymerase subunit omega, producing MKFYDIDYLEKRAGITNKYLLTVIVANWSRYISEQKSRVLEEDLEQYLSVAMDDIAKERVKLRIPASRAKGVLPGGYDVDVEK from the coding sequence ATGAAATTTTACGATATAGATTATTTAGAAAAAAGAGCTGGCATTACCAATAAATATCTATTGACGGTTATTGTGGCAAATTGGTCTCGCTATATTAGCGAACAGAAAAGCCGTGTTCTCGAAGAAGATCTTGAGCAATACCTGTCGGTTGCTATGGATGATATTGCGAAAGAACGGGTCAAGCTCAGAATCCCAGCATCACGGGCTAAAGGAGTGCTTCCCGGTGGCTACGATGTTGACGTGGAAAAATAA
- the tsaA gene encoding tRNA (N6-threonylcarbamoyladenosine(37)-N6)-methyltransferase TrmO: MKGFALSPVGVVRSSMKNPVSPDMFKDHESRIVLDSFYLPAFEDLKDPQDILVIFRFHRSSSFPFVVHPRGDASRPLRGVFSTCSPRRPNFLGATRCRLVRREGAVLVVKGLDAIDGTPVLDIKPFVMESSK, translated from the coding sequence ATGAAAGGTTTTGCATTAAGCCCTGTGGGGGTTGTACGATCCTCAATGAAGAATCCTGTTTCTCCTGACATGTTCAAAGATCATGAGTCTCGTATCGTTCTTGATTCCTTCTATCTTCCAGCTTTCGAAGATTTAAAGGATCCACAGGATATTCTGGTTATTTTCCGCTTTCATAGGTCTTCATCCTTTCCTTTTGTGGTCCATCCAAGAGGAGATGCCAGCCGTCCCTTACGGGGGGTTTTTTCCACATGTTCCCCCCGTCGTCCAAATTTTCTTGGGGCTACTCGTTGCCGCCTGGTCAGAAGAGAAGGAGCGGTGCTTGTTGTTAAAGGGCTTGATGCTATTGACGGAACCCCGGTCCTTGACATTAAACCTTTTGTCATGGAGAGTTCCAAATGA
- the rsmA gene encoding 16S rRNA (adenine(1518)-N(6)/adenine(1519)-N(6))-dimethyltransferase RsmA, with translation MKDQTFKHKSSLGQNFLTDRNILGQIVKWAAIDESDILLEIGAGQGVLTRELALSPCSRIFALEIDKTLHTHLDPLEEEFRPRLSIIWDDAVTFDYETKLPAAPTKVVANIPYNITTPLIWRLLEAFAGKGLHSMILMVQREAALRLNASPNTKDRYPLGITLEIMGERKILRKVPPQAFYPQPAVDSAVIEIKVQRNFDLPRQKNWRTLLRASFAQRRKTLINSASRNGVSKNHLIDAFSALHFNPSLRAENLTGKQWLELWHMLNSIEKERGPF, from the coding sequence ATGAAGGATCAAACATTTAAACACAAATCTAGTTTAGGGCAAAACTTTCTTACGGATAGAAATATTCTAGGGCAGATAGTTAAATGGGCTGCCATAGATGAGTCTGACATTCTTTTGGAAATAGGGGCCGGTCAAGGGGTTTTAACAAGAGAGCTCGCTCTTTCTCCATGCAGCCGTATATTTGCCCTCGAAATCGATAAGACACTTCACACTCATCTCGACCCTCTAGAAGAAGAATTCAGACCGAGGCTTTCTATTATCTGGGATGACGCGGTTACTTTTGATTACGAAACCAAATTACCAGCTGCCCCAACTAAGGTTGTCGCCAATATCCCCTACAATATAACAACACCTCTTATCTGGAGGCTTCTAGAAGCCTTTGCTGGCAAAGGTTTACATTCGATGATCTTAATGGTTCAGCGAGAAGCTGCTCTTCGTTTAAACGCTTCCCCTAATACCAAGGATAGATATCCCCTTGGGATCACCCTTGAGATTATGGGAGAACGAAAAATATTAAGGAAGGTTCCGCCTCAGGCTTTTTATCCTCAACCTGCAGTAGATTCCGCTGTAATTGAGATAAAGGTACAAAGGAACTTTGATCTGCCCCGGCAGAAAAACTGGAGGACCCTCCTTCGGGCTTCCTTTGCCCAGAGGAGGAAAACACTGATTAACTCTGCCTCTCGAAATGGCGTCAGCAAAAACCACCTTATTGATGCCTTTTCTGCCCTCCATTTCAATCCCTCCCTTCGGGCAGAGAATCTTACAGGAAAACAGTGGCTTGAACTCTGGCATATGTTAAATAGCATTGAAAAAGAGAGAGGCCCCTTTTAG
- the nifJ gene encoding pyruvate:ferredoxin (flavodoxin) oxidoreductase yields MAKQWKTMDGNTAAAHVSYAFTEVAAIYPITPSSPMAEEIDEWAAHGLKNIFGRTVDVVELQSEAGAAGAVHGSLSAGSLTTTFTASQGLLLMLPNMYKIAGELLPGVFDVTARAVAGHALSIFGDHSDVTACRATGFGFLASGSVQEVMDLTGVAHLASIKASIPFVNFFDGFRTSHEIQKVEVMNYDDLAKIVDWDAIKRFKARGLNPERPYQKGTAQNPDIYFQAKEAANRFYTDLPDIVEGYMQEIKKITGREYHPFNYYGAPDADRIIVLMGSACMAAEETVDYLNARGEKVGVIAVHLYRPFSAKYFFNVLPNSVKKIAVLDRTKEQGALGEPLYEDVCTLFYDRADRPVIVGGRYGLGSKDTTPAQIKAVFDNLKADEPRNHFTIGIVDDVTHTSLEVNENINAAPEGTIRCKFWGLGSDGTVGANKNSIKIIGDNTDMYAQGYFAYDSKKSGGVTISHLRFGKKPIRSTYLIDEADFIACHKQEYVYLYDVLAGLKKGGTFLLNTQWTTLEELEKNLPGNVKKYLAENEIELYVLNGIDLGMEIGLGNRINMIMQSAFFKLAKVIPLDDAVKYMKDAILETYGLKGEKIVEMNYKAVDAGIGALIKIDVPASWENAEESCCGCSKDSDRPDFIKNVCDVINRQEGDKLPVSAFLGREDGSFPSGTSAYEKRGVAVNIPEWLKDKCIQCNQCAMVCPHAAIRPVLLDEEEKKNAPATFATVEAKGKEFAGLSFRMQVSSLDCLGCGNCVDICPVSALEMKPLASQTEAEVPNWDYSVTVTDKSHLTNKSTVKGSQFSQPLFEFSGACAGCGETPYAKLITQLYGDRMLIANATGCSSIWGGSAPSMPYTKNAKGQGPAWGNSLFEDNAEYGYGMYLSVKNSVKALAESVRKLLALDIPADVKAVFEEWLENKNDGDKSKVTAEKVYAILDKDLGNAEANALLAKIAESKDYLVKKSVWIFGGDGWAYDIGFGGLDHVLASGEDVNVFVFDTEVYSNTGGQSSKATPTAAVAKFAASGKRVKKKDLGHIAMTYGYVYVAQVAMGADKNQLMKAITEAEAYNGPSLIIGYAPCINHGIKVGMGKSQAQEKKAVEAGYWHLYRFNPLLKEAGKNPFVLDSKEPKADFKEFLMSEVRYASLAKSFPDVAESLFEKAAEDAKDRYESYKQLAEMGKEAVKTEA; encoded by the coding sequence GTGGCTAAGCAGTGGAAGACGATGGATGGAAACACCGCGGCAGCGCATGTTTCCTACGCGTTCACTGAGGTTGCTGCTATCTATCCCATCACTCCTTCTTCTCCTATGGCAGAAGAGATTGATGAGTGGGCAGCACATGGTTTGAAAAATATTTTTGGCAGAACAGTTGATGTGGTTGAGCTTCAATCAGAAGCTGGCGCAGCAGGTGCAGTACACGGTTCTCTTTCGGCAGGTTCTTTAACGACAACCTTCACAGCTTCACAGGGACTCTTGTTAATGCTTCCCAACATGTATAAAATTGCCGGCGAACTTTTGCCGGGGGTTTTTGATGTTACTGCCAGGGCTGTAGCAGGTCACGCTCTTTCAATCTTTGGTGACCACAGCGACGTGACAGCATGCCGCGCTACCGGTTTCGGATTCCTCGCTTCTGGTAGTGTACAGGAAGTTATGGACCTGACAGGAGTTGCACACCTTGCTTCCATTAAGGCAAGCATTCCCTTCGTTAACTTTTTTGACGGGTTCAGGACTTCTCATGAGATTCAAAAAGTCGAAGTTATGAACTATGACGATCTGGCTAAAATTGTTGACTGGGATGCGATAAAACGCTTTAAAGCCCGTGGGTTAAACCCGGAGCGTCCTTATCAGAAAGGTACCGCACAGAACCCAGATATTTACTTCCAGGCCAAAGAAGCGGCAAACAGATTCTACACAGACCTTCCTGACATCGTTGAAGGCTACATGCAGGAAATAAAAAAAATAACAGGAAGAGAATATCATCCCTTTAACTACTACGGAGCACCTGACGCAGACCGCATAATCGTTCTTATGGGTTCAGCCTGCATGGCTGCAGAAGAAACAGTGGATTACCTTAACGCAAGAGGAGAGAAAGTGGGAGTTATAGCTGTACACCTGTATCGACCTTTCTCCGCAAAATACTTCTTCAACGTTCTTCCCAACTCAGTCAAAAAAATTGCCGTACTCGACAGAACGAAAGAACAGGGCGCACTTGGCGAACCTCTTTACGAAGATGTCTGTACGCTTTTCTACGATAGAGCAGATAGACCGGTTATCGTTGGTGGCCGCTATGGCCTTGGTTCTAAAGATACTACTCCAGCACAGATCAAGGCAGTATTTGATAATCTGAAGGCAGATGAGCCCAGAAACCACTTTACCATTGGTATCGTTGATGATGTAACCCACACTTCCCTTGAAGTGAACGAAAACATTAATGCAGCTCCTGAAGGAACCATCCGCTGCAAGTTCTGGGGACTTGGCTCTGACGGTACTGTAGGCGCTAATAAAAACTCCATTAAGATCATCGGCGATAACACTGACATGTACGCTCAGGGATATTTCGCCTATGATTCTAAAAAATCTGGCGGCGTAACGATCTCCCACCTTCGTTTCGGGAAAAAACCGATTCGTTCTACCTATCTCATTGACGAAGCGGACTTCATCGCTTGCCACAAACAGGAGTACGTTTACCTTTACGACGTTCTTGCCGGTCTTAAAAAAGGCGGGACATTCCTTCTTAATACCCAGTGGACAACCTTAGAAGAACTTGAAAAGAACCTTCCTGGAAATGTAAAGAAATATCTTGCCGAAAATGAAATAGAACTATACGTACTAAACGGCATTGACCTCGGAATGGAAATTGGCCTAGGCAACAGAATCAATATGATCATGCAGTCAGCCTTCTTCAAACTGGCCAAAGTCATTCCTCTTGACGATGCCGTGAAATATATGAAGGATGCCATTTTAGAAACATATGGTCTGAAGGGTGAAAAGATCGTTGAGATGAACTACAAAGCAGTAGATGCAGGAATAGGCGCCCTTATTAAAATAGACGTTCCTGCAAGCTGGGAAAATGCAGAAGAGAGCTGCTGTGGCTGTAGCAAAGATAGCGACAGACCTGATTTCATTAAAAACGTCTGTGACGTTATCAACCGCCAGGAAGGCGACAAACTTCCTGTCAGCGCATTCTTAGGCAGAGAAGACGGTAGCTTCCCCTCAGGGACATCCGCATACGAAAAACGCGGCGTAGCCGTTAATATTCCTGAGTGGCTCAAAGACAAATGCATCCAGTGCAACCAGTGCGCTATGGTCTGCCCCCACGCAGCCATCCGCCCGGTTCTTCTTGATGAAGAAGAAAAGAAAAATGCACCTGCGACCTTCGCTACAGTTGAAGCCAAGGGCAAAGAATTTGCGGGACTTTCCTTCCGCATGCAGGTTTCTTCCCTTGACTGCCTTGGCTGCGGAAACTGCGTAGACATCTGCCCCGTAAGCGCTCTTGAAATGAAACCTCTCGCCTCTCAGACAGAGGCGGAAGTTCCCAACTGGGATTACTCTGTCACAGTAACAGACAAGTCACATCTCACCAACAAGAGCACTGTGAAGGGGAGTCAGTTCTCTCAGCCGCTGTTCGAGTTTTCCGGCGCGTGTGCTGGCTGCGGAGAAACACCCTATGCCAAACTGATCACCCAGCTTTACGGTGATCGCATGCTCATCGCTAACGCCACAGGTTGCTCCTCCATCTGGGGCGGCTCTGCTCCAAGCATGCCCTACACAAAGAACGCAAAGGGTCAGGGCCCAGCATGGGGCAACTCCCTCTTCGAAGATAACGCTGAATATGGATACGGCATGTATCTTTCCGTCAAGAACAGCGTGAAGGCCCTTGCGGAAAGTGTCAGAAAACTGCTCGCCCTTGACATCCCCGCGGATGTTAAAGCTGTTTTTGAAGAGTGGCTTGAAAATAAAAATGACGGAGATAAGTCCAAGGTGACAGCTGAAAAGGTTTATGCCATTCTTGACAAAGACCTTGGAAACGCCGAAGCAAATGCGCTGCTCGCCAAAATAGCCGAGAGCAAAGACTATCTTGTGAAAAAGTCTGTGTGGATCTTCGGCGGCGACGGCTGGGCATATGACATCGGATTTGGCGGACTTGACCACGTTCTCGCCTCTGGCGAAGACGTAAACGTATTTGTATTCGACACTGAAGTTTACTCGAATACAGGCGGACAGTCCTCAAAAGCCACTCCTACCGCCGCTGTAGCTAAATTCGCTGCTTCCGGCAAGAGGGTCAAGAAAAAGGACCTCGGCCATATCGCCATGACCTATGGCTATGTCTATGTTGCCCAGGTAGCTATGGGAGCAGATAAGAACCAGCTTATGAAGGCTATTACTGAAGCTGAAGCCTATAACGGACCTTCCCTCATCATCGGCTACGCTCCATGCATCAATCACGGCATTAAGGTTGGCATGGGCAAATCCCAGGCTCAGGAGAAAAAGGCTGTTGAGGCGGGATACTGGCACCTGTATCGTTTCAACCCGCTCCTCAAAGAAGCTGGCAAGAACCCCTTCGTTCTTGACTCCAAGGAACCCAAGGCAGACTTCAAAGAGTTCCTTATGAGCGAGGTTCGATACGCTTCTCTGGCTAAATCCTTCCCGGATGTCGCTGAGTCTCTCTTCGAGAAGGCGGCGGAAGACGCCAAGGATAGATATGAATCTTACAAACAGCTTGCTGAAATGGGAAAAGAAGCTGTTAAAACAGAAGCATAA
- the der gene encoding ribosome biogenesis GTPase Der: MPIIAIVGRPNVGKSSLFNRILGRREAIVDDMPGVTRDRIYGETEWKGRQFYIVDTGGLLVRDEHPLVEGIRKQATLAIEESHVILFVIDGFNGPNWMDEDVAHILRRSGKPVIVVANKLDDGIHEDRVYDAYSLGFEHVVGISALHKRYIDDLMDMAVSLLPSDEEEERDPEEIRVSIVGRPNVGKSSLVNALAGSDRVLVSDIPGTTRDATDTVIEMKEGKFRFIDTAGLRKKSRIDSDIEYYSFVRTLQAVDRSDVALLVMDASEPTTDQDKKMAAQVIEKGKGLILLINKWDTLEAADKLGDEMRKRVRDEMPFLSHAPLLFVSALTKRGLNKLTQTIKNVQENRSRRIGTTELNRLIRDVLAFQTLPTSRKGRVLKIYYCTQTSIEPPTFVFFVNDPEIVSQSFNKHIENKIREMDTFDGTPLRLYWRVKQ, from the coding sequence ATGCCCATAATAGCTATAGTGGGAAGACCCAATGTGGGGAAGTCTTCGCTATTCAATAGAATCTTGGGACGACGGGAAGCAATCGTGGATGATATGCCAGGAGTTACCCGCGACCGTATCTATGGAGAAACTGAGTGGAAAGGAAGACAATTCTATATTGTAGACACAGGAGGCCTTCTCGTTCGAGATGAACATCCTCTTGTTGAAGGTATAAGAAAACAAGCCACTCTCGCTATTGAGGAAAGCCACGTCATATTGTTTGTTATTGATGGCTTCAATGGCCCCAACTGGATGGATGAAGACGTAGCTCATATTCTCAGGCGATCTGGCAAACCTGTTATTGTGGTTGCAAACAAGCTGGATGACGGCATTCATGAGGATAGGGTCTACGATGCCTATTCTCTTGGGTTTGAGCATGTGGTGGGGATTAGTGCGCTCCACAAGCGTTATATTGATGATCTTATGGACATGGCTGTGTCTCTTCTTCCTTCAGATGAAGAGGAGGAACGGGATCCTGAGGAAATAAGAGTTTCAATCGTAGGCCGTCCCAATGTGGGGAAATCAAGCCTGGTCAATGCATTAGCAGGGAGCGATCGTGTTTTAGTAAGCGATATCCCAGGAACTACGAGAGATGCCACAGACACTGTTATCGAGATGAAAGAGGGTAAATTCCGTTTTATAGATACGGCTGGACTTCGCAAGAAAAGCCGCATTGACAGCGACATTGAATATTATTCTTTTGTAAGAACATTGCAGGCGGTGGATCGGAGTGATGTCGCCCTGCTCGTCATGGATGCTTCCGAACCCACAACAGATCAGGATAAAAAAATGGCGGCTCAAGTTATCGAGAAGGGGAAGGGGTTAATCCTTCTTATTAACAAATGGGACACCTTAGAAGCAGCAGACAAGCTGGGGGATGAAATGAGAAAAAGAGTACGGGATGAAATGCCCTTTCTCTCCCATGCCCCCTTGCTGTTTGTTTCAGCTTTGACAAAAAGAGGGCTAAACAAACTAACACAAACAATTAAAAACGTTCAAGAAAATAGAAGTAGAAGAATAGGGACTACTGAACTGAACCGTCTTATAAGGGATGTGCTGGCCTTTCAGACTTTGCCCACAAGCCGCAAAGGGAGAGTCTTAAAAATTTATTACTGTACTCAGACGAGCATAGAGCCTCCTACGTTTGTGTTCTTTGTAAATGACCCAGAAATTGTCAGTCAGTCATTTAACAAGCATATTGAGAACAAAATAAGAGAAATGGATACTTTTGATGGAACCCCTTTGCGTCTCTACTGGCGTGTGAAGCAGTAA
- a CDS encoding prephenate dehydrogenase produces the protein MPKGREQVTLIDVIVPGPWWNPLTYEHEEAVPAGNRVQVPVGPAKRVGFSLGVSSVTSNKSGAYRIRTINKVLDTAAPLPRDLWILSRWIGVNFYCGQGEALRVMSPSQLMKGEEVPPAAPWECLWESRAFKDNYYYFPEDQERHARYLKILQEHPGPAILLFPERALAEFFYSFLETEGVENIFLWPSVGGKKLWEAWNRTRSGEHKIIIGGPGAIFAPLPDPQLILVDEESSPAYRMQAAPLLHIRSIAMQRARIANSSLFLCGRLPSSKVSLYKMPEEHGTSMGNRLIFVDMNRASRPSFPGITSSFPLSDALVRESMSCLKERKAALWILDRKGYAGEITCEECGGTLICHSCGVALRAEEEASRLVCPLCGYSTVFPRECPKCRGLLLSGKRPGLEIVYKVAQALCGEAFPVVEWHAEKNTSKKAFQKVCTVLAGGGIVVGSRAAISLCDAVNVGMVGWIDADAEARKILYRSRFDAYRMVLESAWRGTNPSERKVVIQSRRPGSGWQRGLKYGWKAFWRRELKEREEYGFPPFNMLAEITPPSGKKEALLQYLVDENLTIMDPGGEQNSLWAFIQRPQKLKKALEPWFNISKSREGFPSVSLWID, from the coding sequence GTGCCAAAAGGAAGAGAACAGGTGACACTGATCGATGTCATTGTGCCTGGGCCATGGTGGAATCCTCTAACTTATGAACATGAAGAAGCTGTACCTGCCGGAAATCGTGTACAGGTCCCAGTAGGACCTGCTAAAAGGGTTGGTTTTTCTCTGGGAGTTTCCTCTGTCACTTCCAATAAGAGTGGAGCATATCGTATTCGCACGATCAATAAAGTACTTGATACGGCGGCCCCCTTACCCCGCGACCTCTGGATTTTAAGCCGCTGGATAGGCGTCAATTTTTATTGCGGACAGGGCGAAGCTCTGCGCGTTATGTCCCCATCTCAGCTTATGAAGGGGGAAGAAGTGCCTCCTGCAGCTCCTTGGGAATGTCTTTGGGAGAGCAGAGCCTTTAAGGATAATTATTATTATTTCCCCGAAGACCAGGAAAGACATGCAAGATACCTTAAAATTTTACAGGAGCATCCCGGCCCGGCTATCCTGCTCTTTCCAGAAAGGGCTTTAGCCGAGTTTTTTTACTCTTTTCTGGAAACGGAGGGTGTCGAAAACATTTTTCTTTGGCCATCTGTTGGGGGTAAAAAATTATGGGAGGCGTGGAATAGAACCCGCAGTGGAGAGCATAAGATCATCATCGGCGGACCGGGTGCCATCTTTGCCCCCTTGCCGGATCCCCAGCTTATACTTGTTGATGAAGAGAGCAGCCCGGCCTATCGTATGCAGGCTGCGCCGTTGCTCCATATCCGCTCAATAGCCATGCAGCGGGCTCGCATAGCCAACAGTTCCCTATTTCTCTGTGGGCGGTTGCCATCTTCTAAGGTATCTCTTTATAAAATGCCGGAAGAGCACGGTACTTCCATGGGAAATCGTCTTATATTCGTAGATATGAACCGAGCTTCGAGACCCTCTTTTCCAGGCATAACTTCCTCGTTTCCCTTAAGTGATGCTTTAGTTCGAGAGTCGATGAGCTGTTTAAAAGAGAGAAAAGCTGCATTGTGGATTCTCGATCGGAAAGGGTACGCGGGTGAAATCACCTGCGAAGAGTGCGGTGGCACTCTCATCTGTCATTCTTGCGGGGTAGCTTTGCGGGCTGAGGAAGAAGCATCCCGGCTTGTTTGCCCTCTATGCGGCTATAGCACGGTTTTTCCTCGGGAATGCCCTAAATGCAGGGGGCTGCTGCTTAGTGGGAAGCGCCCAGGTCTGGAAATAGTTTATAAAGTAGCCCAGGCACTATGTGGAGAGGCTTTCCCAGTGGTAGAATGGCATGCAGAAAAAAATACGAGTAAGAAAGCCTTTCAAAAAGTCTGTACAGTTTTGGCAGGAGGGGGCATAGTCGTTGGATCACGGGCTGCCATCTCTCTTTGTGATGCTGTGAATGTCGGGATGGTAGGATGGATAGATGCAGATGCAGAAGCGCGCAAGATCTTATATCGCTCCAGGTTTGATGCTTATCGAATGGTGTTAGAGTCGGCCTGGCGCGGAACCAATCCTTCAGAGCGCAAGGTAGTGATTCAATCTCGCAGGCCAGGAAGCGGTTGGCAGAGAGGGCTAAAATATGGTTGGAAAGCATTTTGGCGCAGAGAGCTGAAGGAACGAGAAGAGTATGGTTTCCCGCCTTTTAATATGTTAGCTGAAATTACCCCACCATCGGGGAAGAAGGAAGCTTTGCTTCAATATTTAGTGGACGAGAACCTTACTATTATGGACCCTGGAGGTGAACAAAATTCACTGTGGGCTTTCATCCAGCGACCTCAGAAATTAAAGAAAGCTCTTGAACCATGGTTCAATATATCGAAGTCTAGGGAAGGTTTTCCAAGTGTCTCTCTTTGGATTGATTAA